The Bradyrhizobium oligotrophicum S58 genome contains the following window.
AGGTGCTGCTGCGCATGACCTCGGAGCGCCACGCAGTGGCGAGCAAGGTCATCGCCACCGTCGATGATCTCGAGCAGATCGCCGGCGACGACAATGCCGAAGTTGCTGCGCTGCAGGGCTGGCGCCGCGAGCTGTTCGGCGAGGCCGCGCTGGCGCTGAAGCACGGCAAGCTCGCGCTCGCGATCGAAAAGGGCCGCGTCGTCCGGGTCGACCGCCCCTGACGCACGGGCCGCCACGATCGGCCGCGTCTCAGGGAGTTGACTCAGTTGATTGCGGAGCGCACCACACGCTGTGGTGGTGCCGCAGATCATTCGGGGCTGGCCTGCCCCCTCAACTCCGCCTCTATTGTCTGAGACACCTCAACCAGAGCCATCGACAAAATGTAGACGCTCGTCGGCAGGTCGAGCTGACGCGCCCTCGCGATGGCCGCCCGGAGGTTGCTCGCCAGCTCTCTGAGCTCTTCCTCTCGGGTCATGTCGCGTTCTCGTTCCTGGAGCTGCCGCGTGAGCAAAGACGATTGCGAACCGCCGGAACAGAAGCTGTTGCGCCTGCTCAGCGAGAATCCCGTCGACCTGCCCGTCGTCGAGGCCCTGCGCCTCGTCGTGGCTTTCAACAAGATCAGCAATCCGGCCGACCGACGCATGGTCATCGATCTGGCCGAACGACTCGCCGCAGGATGATACCGCTAATCAGTGGCGCGGTCACACCGCGAGCCGGCCGCTGGCACCAATAAGCTCAGCGCTGTCGAGAACACCGGCGAAATTGCTGATCACCTTGGTGACGACCAGCTTGTAGGAGGCGACGTCGCCGACGCAGGCCTGGCGGCAGGCCACCGCATCGGCGATCACCTGATAACGGTGGCTGCGGTGGAAGCCGTCGACGACCGTGGAGAGGACCGTCTCGTCGAGCGAGAAGCCGAGCAGGACGCAACGCATGCTGCGCATGTTCGACATGTACTCGGCAAACCGCGCCGAGCTGTAGGCCGACGGCAGCGGGTGCTCGAACGCGAGCTCACCCGGCCTGGGTTTGAAGTCGTCGAGCCAGTTGGTCAGGTTCGAGGCCGGATTGAACCAGGCCGCCTGCGCGATCCGCTTGAGATGGATGACCGGCCAGAGATTGTCGCGCCAGAGCGCGATCAACTGCCGGCACCGTGCCATGATGACGTCGCCATCGGCGATCAGGTGCTTGCGCCCTTCCGCGAGATATTCGCACTGCAGATCCGCGCACACCAGAACCGGCGGATCCGCCTCGGTCACACCGAACAGATCGCGGCTCGACATCACGGTCTCGCTGCAGCGAAGTCACGCAGCGGCGAGGACGCCGGCCGGCCGGCAGAGAGATCGAGCACACCCGGCCGATCCCAATCGCCTTCGGGACGGATGATCAGATAGGGATCGCTGTCCAGCGTGATCGCGTCGTCGCACGGCGCGAGGTCCAGCACCATCTCGGTATAGGAGAAATCGGAGAAGGTGAGCTTGCGATTGTGACCCAGCGGCTTCGCGCCGAAATGCGCCCAGAAGTCGATCAGGCGATCCTGGGCATGACCGTACGCCTTCTTGAAGCCCTTGCGGCGGCAATAATCGAGCGCCTCGCGGACCAGCTTGAACGACAGCCGCGAGCGCCGATATTGATGGCGCACGGCAAGCCGCTCGACCTTGGCGAAGTCGCCGAAGAAGCGCACGCGCACGCATCCTGCCGGTTCCCTGCCGACAAATCCGATGAAGTGCGCCGCAACCAGATCGTTGCCGTCGAACTCTTCCTCCATCGGGCAGTCCTGCTCGGTGAGATAGACTGCCGACCGGATCGCAGTGACGAGCATGAGATCGTTCGGATCGCGCGCGATGCGCACCGTGATCGCGCGTGGATTCGATTTTGCCGCTCTGGCCGAACTAATGCCCTGCATCCGCAACACTCCTTTGTGCAAAATTCCCGACCGACTGGATCG
Protein-coding sequences here:
- a CDS encoding GNAT family N-acetyltransferase, encoding MQGISSARAAKSNPRAITVRIARDPNDLMLVTAIRSAVYLTEQDCPMEEEFDGNDLVAAHFIGFVGREPAGCVRVRFFGDFAKVERLAVRHQYRRSRLSFKLVREALDYCRRKGFKKAYGHAQDRLIDFWAHFGAKPLGHNRKLTFSDFSYTEMVLDLAPCDDAITLDSDPYLIIRPEGDWDRPGVLDLSAGRPASSPLRDFAAARP
- a CDS encoding isochorismatase family protein; the protein is MSSRDLFGVTEADPPVLVCADLQCEYLAEGRKHLIADGDVIMARCRQLIALWRDNLWPVIHLKRIAQAAWFNPASNLTNWLDDFKPRPGELAFEHPLPSAYSSARFAEYMSNMRSMRCVLLGFSLDETVLSTVVDGFHRSHRYQVIADAVACRQACVGDVASYKLVVTKVISNFAGVLDSAELIGASGRLAV